GAAGCAGATGACTCGAAGACTCGACTACCGCAACAGCGTGCTTGAGGCGTACCCAGACGTCTACACCTCGGCTGCCCTTGAGGCGTTGGAGGTCCTGGCGCCGCTCAACCGTGACCGGCGCGAGCTGATGGCAAAGCGCATCGCGCGGCGACTGACGCGAGAGCGCGACCGCCAACGCATCGCCTTCCTCGAACCCCAGACTCTGATCCCGCGCACGAACATCCGGGTTCAGGACGCCCGCGACGGCAACTTCGAGGGGAGCGAGATCCCGGCCGATCTGAAACGCCAGTGGATCCAGGGCACCGGGCCCGCTGCCAGGCCGAGGGCGAGCACCGAGAGCGGCCTGCGCAACGCCGCCTACGCGCTCCTCTCGGGCGCCGACGGCTGGATGTTCGACGGCGAGGACGCCCTCGGGCAGGTCGATAACATGTCGCTCGACAACCAGCGCAACCTCCTCCTCGCGATCGCCAAAGACCCGCGTTTTCTGACTGTCGCCGAAGAAGTCGCCGCCGAGATGAACCAGTGGGCGCAAGACTTCTTCGGGCGGCCCATCGTCGCCGACTGGCGCCAACAGCTCGACTTCACCACCAAGATCTTCCGCGCTCGCGGTCTGCACCTCGACGACCGCCACGTGCGCGAGGTGGACGGCACCGGCTTCTCCGCCTCGATCGTGGACCTCGCGCTCTACGTGGTCAACAACCACCAGCTCCTACGCGACGCGGGGGCATCGATCGTCCTCTACCTGCCGAAAATCCAGACCGCCGAGGAGGCGGCGCTATGGAACGACCTGCTCGCGGCGCTCGAGCAGCACCTCGAGCTGCCGGTGGGCACGATCAAGGCCTACGTCCTCGTCGAGCAGATCGAAGCGGCCTTCCAGCTCATGGAGATCCGCGCCGCCCTCGGCCGTCACTTCGTAGGCTTCAACACTGGGCGGTGGGACTACATCAACAGTGTCGCCGATGCGATGGCGTGGGACCCGGGCTTCATCAACCCCAACATCGACGCCATCGGCATGACCTACGGCTACATGCGAAACTACGAGGACCGCGTGCGCCGGGCGGTGAACACTCCCGACAAGAGCGGCCGCTGCGCCCTCTGGCAGGGCGGGATGGAGCCCAACATCCCGGTCGGCTCCGAAGCGGGCGTCGCCGAAGGCATGCGCAAGGCGAAGGCCGGAGGCGAGCGCGAGCAGCGCGCGGGAGCTAGCGGCAAGTGGGTCGCGCACTGGAAGATGGTGCACATCGTGCGACCGGTGTGGGAGGAGGCCGGCGCCGACAACCAGCTCGGGCGCGAGTTTCCGCCGCTCACCTACACGCAGGAGGACGCCGACGATCTGGTGCTGCTCGAGCCGGCGCCGCGCACCGTCCGCGGCGCCCGCGACCTGCTGAGCGTCGCTCTGCAGTACGGCAACGCGTTCGCCCAGGGGTTCCAGGCCGCGGCGCTCAAGCCGGCGGACTTCTTCGGCGACGACGACGTGCTCTACCTGATGGAGGACATGGCGACCGGTGAGATCCGCGTCAGCATCCTCTGGGAGTGGCTGCAGAAGGGCGCGGAGGTTACCGGCGACGACCCCGCGACCGGCGCCCGCGCCGGCGATACCTTCGACGCGGCGCTCTTCGCGAGGTTGCTCGCCGAAGAGTACGATAAGCTGCTCGCCGCCCGTGACCGCGACGTCCACGACGACTCGAAGGCGACCACATTGCCAATCGCGCGGGAGATCGTCGCGACGTACGTCACCAATCGCGTCAAGCCGCCCTGGTACATCGATCTCTTGAACCTCAACCTCGGCATCCACGATCTCGCCACCGCCAGGTCTCGCATACAGGCCTACGTCGAAGCCTTCGAGCGGGACGGGACGCGGATCACGGAGAACCAGGACTTTGTCGTCTGAAACAAGGAGCCCCGTCATGAGTTCGTTCGAGCATGAAGTCGCCGCGACCCAGCAGTGGTTCGACAGCCCCAGATTCGCGGGCATCGTTCGCCTCTTTACCGCGCGCCAGGTGGTCGAGCAGCGGGGCACGATCGCCCACGACTACACGGTGGCGCGCGAGGCCGCGGCGGCGTTCCACGACCGCTTGCGCCAGCTTTTCGCAGAGCGCAAGAGCATCACGACCTTTGGTCCGTACTCGCCGGGGCAGGCGGTGGCGATGAAGCGGATGGGGATCGAAGGGATCTACCTCGGCGGCTGGGCGACCTCCGCCAAGGGCGGCACGAGCGAGGACTCGGGACCCGATCTCGCGAGCTACCCGCTCAGCCAGGTACCCGACGAAGCCGCGACACTCGTGCGCGCCCTGCTCACCGCTGACCGCAACCAGCATTACCTGCGCACGCGCATGACCGAGGCCCAACGCGCCGCGACGCCGGCCTACGACTTCCGGCCTTTCATCATCGCGGACGCCGACACAGGCCACGGCGGCGACCCGCACGTGCGCAACCTGATCCGTCGCTTCGTCGAGGCCGGCGTGCCGGGCTACCACATCGAGGACCAGCGCCCCGGCACCAAGAAGTGCGGTCACCAGGGCGGCAAGGTGCTCGTGGCGCAAGACGAGCAGAACAAACGCCTGAACGCCGCCCGATTCCAGCTCGACGTCATGGGGGTTCCCGGAATCATCGTCGCTCGCACCGACGCCGAGGCGGCCAACTTGATCGACGGCCGCGGCGACGAACGCGACCAGCCGTTCCTACTCGGCTCCACCAACCGCGACGTGCCGGCCTACAAGGTGTGCTTCCTGGCGCTGATCCAACGTTTCTACGAACTGGGCGTCCGCGAGCTCAACGGCCACCTGCTCTACGCCATCGCCGACGACGAGCACGCCTTCGCCACCGAGTGGCTCGAGCAGCGCGGCGTATTCCGCCAGGTCGCGGAGGCCGCGGCGATCTACCGGGAGGGGAAGGAGACATCGCTCGACGCCATGTTCGACGGGGTCGCCACCCGCTTCCTCGAAGTGTGGGAGGACGAGGCCGGCCTCGAGACCTTCGGAGAGGCCGTTGCCGAGGTGCTCGAGTTCCGCGAGAGCGAAGGCGAGCCGCTCGAGACGAGCTCCGGCGAGTGGCAGCGCTTCGCCGCGCGCGCCTCGCTCTACGCCGCGCGCATCAAGGCGCGAGAACTCGGCGTCGACATCGAGTGGGACTGCGAGGCGGCTAAGACGCCCGAGGGGTACTACCAGGTGCGCGGTGGCATTCCTTACGCGATCGCCAAGTCGCTCGCCGCGGCGCCGTTCGCCGACCTGCTCTGGATGGAGACAAAGACCGCCGACCTCGCCGACGCCCGCCAGTTCGCCGAGGCGATCCACGCCGAGTTCCCCGACAAGATGCTCGCCTACAACCTCTCGCCGTCGTTCAGTTGGGACACCACCGGCATGAGCGACGAGGAAATGCGACGCTTCCCCGAGGAGCTCGGCAAGCTGGGCTTCGTGTTCAACTTCATCACCTACGGCGGTCACCAGATCGACGGCCTGGCCGCCGAGGAGTTAGCCACCGCCCTCAAGCAGGACGGCATGCTAGCCCTCGCCCGCCTGCAGCGAAAACTTCGCATGGTCGAGTCTCCCTACCGCACGCCCCAGACCCTTGTTGGCGGACCGCGCGCGGACGCCGCATTGGCCGCGACGTCGGGGCGCACGGCGACGACCATGGCGATGGGCAAGGGCTCGACCCAGCACCAGCACCTGATACAGACCGAGGTGCCCAAGAAGCTCCTCGAGGAGTGGCTGGCGATGTGGACGCGGAACTATGAGCTCCCCGGCGGGCTGCGCGTCCAGATGCGGCCCCACCGCGCCGGCTCGGAGTTGCTCGAGCTCGGAGTGTACGACAGTGGGGAGGAGAAGCTCGCCAACGTCATCTTCTCCCCCATCCACGACCGGCGTGGCCGCAGCATCCTCTCGGTGCGCGACCAGAACACCTTTGGGGAGTCGCTGCGCAAGAAGCGCCTGATGACCCTCGTCCACCTTTTCCTGGTGCACCGCTTCAAGGCCGACTCGGTGCACTACGTCACACCCACGGAGGACAACCAGTATCAGGTCGCAAAGATGAAGTCTCACGGCATCTTCCGCGAGGTCAACACCGAGGTCGGCCAAATCATCGTCGCCGACGTCGACCACCAGCGGATCTCCGAGCTATTGGCGCCGGATCAGGAGGCGTTGGGGAGGCTGATTCGCAAGGAGAGATAGGAGCGACTCGCTCATAGCAGTACAGCGATGACGCGCAATATGTATCCCAGGCCGCTCCTGCGATTCGGAAAACGCTTCCGCCACTGCGACGCAGGTTGTCACACATCTAGTCACATCGATTTGGCTTGGCCATCCGCTCTGTGCCGAGGATAATGTCCGCCGTGAGTGCCGTGACGACGAAAGGTACGTACTACGCACACTCGGGCCGTGCGCCCGTGGGCGGCCTCGTCGTGGCGATCGCGGGTGGCGCTGTCGTCGCCTCGCTGCTCGCGGCAGTCTATGCGTACTTCGACGCGCTGATCCCGTTCGTCTACCTGAACATGGTTGCCGCCGTCGTCGTGGGAAGCGTGGCGGGCGTCGTCACCGGAAAGCTGCTCGTACGGGGCCTAGTGCGCAACAACCTGACAGCCGCGCTTGCGGGGACTGCCGTCGCGGTGGTCGCGCTTTATGTGGCGTGGGCGGCCTGGCCCGGCGCGATCCTCGACAAACCTGGCGCGGACGTAGGCTTCGTCCACCTTCTCACGAGCCCGGCTTCTCTGTGGGCGACGATCCACGCCATCAATCGGCACGGCGCGTGGAAGCTCAGCGGGTCGACCCCGACCGGACTCGTGCTCTGGATCGCCTGGGCTGGCGAGGCCGCGATCATCGTCGGAGTCTCGCTCTTTTGGGCGCAACTACGTCGCGGAAGAGCCATTCTGCGAAACCTGTCAGCGCTGGTGCGTCGAGGAGAAGCGGGTGCTCGAGGCTCACGGGTTTGACGCCGACGAGCTGAAGCGGCGCCTCGAGTCCAAAGATTTCGCCTATCTTGCGACGCTCGGGCCGCGAAGCCCGAACGACGTAGAATGGTTCCGAATCGACCTGGACCGGTGCCAGGGGTGTGAGAACACGACGACGCTCACGGCGAAGAGCGTAGACCGCGTGGGTGAGAAGGGTCGGGGGTCGGAGAAGACCGTTATCGAGAATCTCCTTGTGAGCCAGGACGAGGTCGACCGACTTCGGCACTTCGAGTTTGACACGCCCGGGCCACGCGGTGTGTAGGTGTCGTTGACGCCGGTCAACATAAAGCGCGACCGGAGACGCGGCAGACCGCCCTTGTTGTCGATCTCAATGTATAAAAAGGTTTGAAGAATGGCTGGGAGGCAGGGAGCAATGACATGCTAAGAGGATTGCGAAGGCGCCGTTCAAAGAATAGAATCCCCCAAATTCGAATGAGGATTTCCTGGAGGTGTCTGCGTGAAGCTAAAGGTTCTGTGTGTTATCGCGATGATCGCTACAGCCGCTTTGGCGCAGCAACAGTCGGCGCCTGTGAAAACCGTCGAGGTCACGCCTAAGGTGACCGAAGCTGAGGTCGGCCAGCAGTTGAAATTGACCGCGGTAGCTAAAGACGAGTCGGGTAAAACAATCGACGTTAAGCCAGCGGTCTGGTTTGCCGCCCCGTTCGATGTGGTCAGCGCCGACAATTCGGGAAACATTTCGTTCTACAACCCCGGCGAGGCGCAAGTTGGAGCAGTGGTCGCGGGCAAGGTCGGCACAATACGAATCAGAGTCAAGCCGGCGCCGGTAACGAGCATCGATCTCCCGTCAAAGAATCAAGTCGTTGTGGGCGGCGCCATGAGGCCGAACGCGACTGCTCGCACTTCGACAGGTAATCCGCGAGCGGATGTCGCGATCTCGTGGTCCTCCGATAATCCGTCGATTGCCTCTGTTGATGCCGCCGGACTGGTTATCGGACTGAAACCGGGTAAAGCGAACATCACCGCGGCCTGCGAGCGAGCTAGCGCGACGATGGCGGTTGAGGTGACCGCAAACTCGGTCAAGTCGCTCAGTGTTGAGCCGAGATCCGCGAATGCGCGAACGGGAGATGTAGTTCGTTTCTCCACTGGCGCGACCGATGGCGCAGGCAAAGCCATAAACGGTTGTGACGTGCGCTGGGCGGTTGGCGGTGACGGCGCGATGATTGAGCCCGACGGCGCGTTCGTGGCCGAAAAACCGGGCGCCTATGTCGTCAGCGCTTCGGTCGGCGATCGCGAGGCGCTGGCTTCAGTGATCGTGACACCGCGAAACACGGAGCGCGAATTAGAAGTGGTTGGGCGTGCACTGATCAAAGACTTTCAGACTGCGGAACAATGGATCATCGGCAATTTCGCTTATGTGTCGACGATATCCGACAAGCTGATGGTTTATGACGTCTCGGATCCGGCTCACCCGAAGCTGACGGATACGGTGAAGGTTGATGCCCGGCATACCAACGACATAAGCACGACGTCCGACGGCAAGATCGCGGTGCTCACTCGTGAGGGCGCATCAAATCGCAAGAACGGAATCGTGTTTCTCAATACATCCGACCCCGCGCATCCGAAGGTCATTTCTGACTATACGGCTACGGTTACCGGCGGAGTGCATAGCGCATTCATCGATAGTCATTACGTGTACCTGACCGACGACGCAACGGGCTCGATGCGCGTCATCGACTTTCAAGACGTAAAGAATCCAAAGGAGGTCGCGCGGTGGCAAGTTGAGAATCCGCTGGCGCGACAGGTAACCGCCGCCGACGGTGAAGAGTCGACCGCTGGGCGATATCTCCACGACGTTCAGGTGAAAGACGGACTGGCTTATCTGGCTTATTGGAGAGACGGACTCGTGATTCTGGACGTCGGCAGCGGCATCAAGGGCGGCAGTCCGGAGAAGCCTCAGTTAGTCAGCCAATATCGGATGAACTACCACGAGCTGTACGGCGACGGTTGGCTGGCCGGCGCGCACGCGGTCTTTCGCTATAAGAACTACGTCTTCGTCGGCGATGAGGTCTTTCCGGCCATATTCGATATACAGTCGAAGAAACGGATTCCAGTGCGCGGAATCGTTCACGTCGTGGATGTGAGCGATATCAATCATCCAAGAGAAGTCGCGAACTACACCGTACCCGAAGGCGGCGCGCACAACATCTGGGTCAAGGACGATGTGCTGAGTATGGGCTACTACTCGGGTGGCGCTCGCGTCGTCGATGTTTCGGGCGAGCTTAGAGGAGACCTGTACAGGCAAGGACGCGAGATCGGGCGGCTCTGGACTGGGGATCCGTCGGGGTTCAGGTCTAATCTGCCCTTTACCTGGGGAGCTCAGCCGCACCGCGACTTGATCTTCTTTAACGATATCAACTCGGGCATTTGGATCGTGAAGATCGGAAAGCCTAAACAGAAGGGCTCGACGACCGCGCCCGGCGATTGAGAGAACAATAGCTGTTACGATGAAGCTGATGAAACCTGTACGGGCGTCCCACCGTGGGCGCCCCTCTTTGATGAGTGGGACCATCTTTGCCAAGAGGGGCGCCCACGGAGGGACGCCCATACAGGTTCACTTGGCGGGTTCCATCTTGAAGAAGTCAATGCCGGCCGCTTGCTCAGGCAGGTCCACGGTCGCGACCGTTTTCAGAGAACTCAAATCTATTACTTCCACCGTTCCCGGTTCCGAGCCTACGCCTTCTACCGAGATGAACGCATAACGATTGTCGGGCGAGACTACTGCCCCGTGGATGACCCGGCGCTTTGTTGGAATTCGCGCAAGCTCGCGCCCCGACTTCAGCTCGTAGACCGAGACGGACTGATCGCGTTTGTTGGTTGCGATGAGCTTGCCATCTTTGGTGACGGCCAGATTGTAGACGCCGGGCCGAGCAGCAATTCTTCGCGTAACTTTCCAGCTAGCCGCCTCGATTTCCACGATCTCGTCTGACTTGTTGCAAGCAACCAGAACGAACTTTCCATCGGCTGATGGTTGAGCCCAGGTTGGCGAGCAAGAAGTATCACCGGGTTTAGGCGGTTCCATTCCGTGACCACCCGTATCGCGCGTAGAATGCGCGCTCATCGCGTGCGATGCCGGCGAGCCATTCATTCCACTCTCTTTCCCTTTGGTCACGACGAAGTGGCGAGAGACCTTCAGGCTGTTCGTATCGATCTCGACCAACAAGTCGTCCATCATGCAGGCTGAGTACTGCCTGGTGCCTTGCGGGTTGATGCGCGAGCCGTGAGGCATGGTGCATGTCGGAACGCGGGCGACTTCGATCATCTGTTCCGTGGCAACTATCGAAACCGAAGACGGAACCATGTCACCGTGAAGATTGAAATTGACAACGTAAAGCAGCCCGCCGTCACTGGAAATATCCATAGTAGCCGGAAAGAAACCGAGCGTTACCTTGCCGAGAACGGTGTTGTCCTTAGTCGAGTATTTCCAAACGGAACCGTAGGGGCGGCCGTGACCGAGCGATACGTAATAGAACTGTTTATCGGGCGAGACGACTATACCGTGGGGACCGTCGATATCGCTGGGCATCGACCCGGTTTCGATGAGCTTATCAACATGGGCGCCTTGCCGCCCGAAACGAATCAACGCGATTTT
This window of the Acidobacteriota bacterium genome carries:
- a CDS encoding malate synthase produces the protein MTRRLDYRNSVLEAYPDVYTSAALEALEVLAPLNRDRRELMAKRIARRLTRERDRQRIAFLEPQTLIPRTNIRVQDARDGNFEGSEIPADLKRQWIQGTGPAARPRASTESGLRNAAYALLSGADGWMFDGEDALGQVDNMSLDNQRNLLLAIAKDPRFLTVAEEVAAEMNQWAQDFFGRPIVADWRQQLDFTTKIFRARGLHLDDRHVREVDGTGFSASIVDLALYVVNNHQLLRDAGASIVLYLPKIQTAEEAALWNDLLAALEQHLELPVGTIKAYVLVEQIEAAFQLMEIRAALGRHFVGFNTGRWDYINSVADAMAWDPGFINPNIDAIGMTYGYMRNYEDRVRRAVNTPDKSGRCALWQGGMEPNIPVGSEAGVAEGMRKAKAGGEREQRAGASGKWVAHWKMVHIVRPVWEEAGADNQLGREFPPLTYTQEDADDLVLLEPAPRTVRGARDLLSVALQYGNAFAQGFQAAALKPADFFGDDDVLYLMEDMATGEIRVSILWEWLQKGAEVTGDDPATGARAGDTFDAALFARLLAEEYDKLLAARDRDVHDDSKATTLPIAREIVATYVTNRVKPPWYIDLLNLNLGIHDLATARSRIQAYVEAFERDGTRITENQDFVV
- the aceA gene encoding isocitrate lyase ICL2 → MSSFEHEVAATQQWFDSPRFAGIVRLFTARQVVEQRGTIAHDYTVAREAAAAFHDRLRQLFAERKSITTFGPYSPGQAVAMKRMGIEGIYLGGWATSAKGGTSEDSGPDLASYPLSQVPDEAATLVRALLTADRNQHYLRTRMTEAQRAATPAYDFRPFIIADADTGHGGDPHVRNLIRRFVEAGVPGYHIEDQRPGTKKCGHQGGKVLVAQDEQNKRLNAARFQLDVMGVPGIIVARTDAEAANLIDGRGDERDQPFLLGSTNRDVPAYKVCFLALIQRFYELGVRELNGHLLYAIADDEHAFATEWLEQRGVFRQVAEAAAIYREGKETSLDAMFDGVATRFLEVWEDEAGLETFGEAVAEVLEFRESEGEPLETSSGEWQRFAARASLYAARIKARELGVDIEWDCEAAKTPEGYYQVRGGIPYAIAKSLAAAPFADLLWMETKTADLADARQFAEAIHAEFPDKMLAYNLSPSFSWDTTGMSDEEMRRFPEELGKLGFVFNFITYGGHQIDGLAAEELATALKQDGMLALARLQRKLRMVESPYRTPQTLVGGPRADAALAATSGRTATTMAMGKGSTQHQHLIQTEVPKKLLEEWLAMWTRNYELPGGLRVQMRPHRAGSELLELGVYDSGEEKLANVIFSPIHDRRGRSILSVRDQNTFGESLRKKRLMTLVHLFLVHRFKADSVHYVTPTEDNQYQVAKMKSHGIFREVNTEVGQIIVADVDHQRISELLAPDQEALGRLIRKER
- a CDS encoding Ig-like domain-containing protein, whose amino-acid sequence is MKLKVLCVIAMIATAALAQQQSAPVKTVEVTPKVTEAEVGQQLKLTAVAKDESGKTIDVKPAVWFAAPFDVVSADNSGNISFYNPGEAQVGAVVAGKVGTIRIRVKPAPVTSIDLPSKNQVVVGGAMRPNATARTSTGNPRADVAISWSSDNPSIASVDAAGLVIGLKPGKANITAACERASATMAVEVTANSVKSLSVEPRSANARTGDVVRFSTGATDGAGKAINGCDVRWAVGGDGAMIEPDGAFVAEKPGAYVVSASVGDREALASVIVTPRNTERELEVVGRALIKDFQTAEQWIIGNFAYVSTISDKLMVYDVSDPAHPKLTDTVKVDARHTNDISTTSDGKIAVLTREGASNRKNGIVFLNTSDPAHPKVISDYTATVTGGVHSAFIDSHYVYLTDDATGSMRVIDFQDVKNPKEVARWQVENPLARQVTAADGEESTAGRYLHDVQVKDGLAYLAYWRDGLVILDVGSGIKGGSPEKPQLVSQYRMNYHELYGDGWLAGAHAVFRYKNYVFVGDEVFPAIFDIQSKKRIPVRGIVHVVDVSDINHPREVANYTVPEGGAHNIWVKDDVLSMGYYSGGARVVDVSGELRGDLYRQGREIGRLWTGDPSGFRSNLPFTWGAQPHRDLIFFNDINSGIWIVKIGKPKQKGSTTAPGD
- a CDS encoding YncE family protein, translating into MNQWRACLIILFLALLPTRFSGTTAAGQAPRQDYLVYVVCESADKIALIRFGRQGAHVDKLIETGSMPSDIDGPHGIVVSPDKQFYYVSLGHGRPYGSVWKYSTKDNTVLGKVTLGFFPATMDISSDGGLLYVVNFNLHGDMVPSSVSIVATEQMIEVARVPTCTMPHGSRINPQGTRQYSACMMDDLLVEIDTNSLKVSRHFVVTKGKESGMNGSPASHAMSAHSTRDTGGHGMEPPKPGDTSCSPTWAQPSADGKFVLVACNKSDEIVEIEAASWKVTRRIAARPGVYNLAVTKDGKLIATNKRDQSVSVYELKSGRELARIPTKRRVIHGAVVSPDNRYAFISVEGVGSEPGTVEVIDLSSLKTVATVDLPEQAAGIDFFKMEPAK